A portion of the Ascaphus truei isolate aAscTru1 chromosome 14, aAscTru1.hap1, whole genome shotgun sequence genome contains these proteins:
- the DPF2 gene encoding zinc finger protein ubi-d4 isoform X5, with amino-acid sequence MAAAVENVVKVLGEQYYKDAMEQCHNYNARLCAERSVRMPFLDSQTGVAQSNCYIWMEKRHRGPGTAPGQLYTYPSRRWRKRRRAHPPEDPRLSFPTLKPDTEQTLKKEGLIPQDGSSLEALLRSEPLEKRVLPETRDDDSMSEFPPVTSRARKRILEPDDFLDDLDDEDYEEDTPKRRGKGKAKGKGMGSARKKLDAAALDDRDKPYACDNSYKLKQTSKFSERVCGKRYKNRPGLSYHYAHSHLAEEEGPGAEEKEDSQPPTPIMQRPEEQKSKKGPDGLALPNNYCDFCLGDSKINKKTSQPEELVSCSDCGRSGMWDA; translated from the exons ATGGCGGCGGCTGTGGAGAATGTGGTGAAAGT CCTTGGAGAGCAGTATTACAAGGATGCCATGGAGCAGTGCCATAATTATAACGCACGGCTGTGTGCAGAGCGCAGCGTCCGGATGCCCTTCCTGGACTCGCAGACTGGTGTGGCACAGAGCAACTGCTACATCTGGATGGAAAAGCGGCATAGAGGGCCTG GTACAGCACCCGGGCAGCTTTACACTTATCCGTCTCGCCGCTGGCGTAAAAGGCGAAGAGCACACCCTCCTGAGGACCCCAGACTCTCCTTCCCCACCCTTAAACCAG ACACAGAGCAGACGCTGAAGAAGGAAGGTCTGATACCACAGGACGGTAGCAGCCTGGAAGCGCTTCTGCGCTCGGAACCACTGGAAAAGAGAGTCCTACCAGAGACTCGTGATGACGATAGCATGAGCGAGTTTCCTCCTGTGACCAGTCGCGCACGGAAG CGCATTCTTGAGCCTGACGATTTCCTGGATGACCTGGACGACGAAGATTACGAGGAGGACACCCCAAAAAGGCGCGGGAAGGGCAAAGCCAAG GGCAAAGGGATGGGCAGCGCCAGGAAGAAGCTGGATGCGGCCGCTCTGGATGACAGAGATAAGCCGTACGCCTGTGACA ACAGTTACAAACTAAAGCAAACTTCGAAATTCTCCGAAAGAG TCTGCGGCAAACGCTACAAGAACAGGCCTGGCCTGAGCTATCACTATGCGCACTCTCACCTCGCCGAGGAGGAGGGCCCAGGCGCAGAAGAGAAGGAGGATTCCCAACCTCCCACCCCCATCATGCAGAGACCAGAGGAGCAGAAAT ccAAGAAGGGCCCGGACGGTCTTGCCCTACCCAACAATTACTGCGACTTCTGCCTTGGAGACTCCAAGATCAACAAGAAAACCAGCCAGCCAGAGGAGCTGGTGTCCTGTTCAGACTGCGGCCGCTCGGGTATGTGGGACGCGTGA
- the DPF2 gene encoding zinc finger protein ubi-d4 isoform X3 produces the protein MAAAVENVVKVLGEQYYKDAMEQCHNYNARLCAERSVRMPFLDSQTGVAQSNCYIWMEKRHRGPGTAPGQLYTYPSRRWRKRRRAHPPEDPRLSFPTLKPDTEQTLKKEGLIPQDGSSLEALLRSEPLEKRVLPETRDDDSMSEFPPVTSRARKRILEPDDFLDDLDDEDYEEDTPKRRGKGKAKGKGMGSARKKLDAAALDDRDKPYACDICGKRYKNRPGLSYHYAHSHLAEEEGPGAEEKEDSQPPTPIMQRPEEQKSKKGPDGLALPNNYCDFCLGDSKINKKTSQPEELVSCSDCGRSGHPSCLQFTPVMMAAVKTYRWQCIECKCCNICGTSENDVSNPEDQLLFCDDCDRGYHMYCLSPPMAEPPGG, from the exons ATGGCGGCGGCTGTGGAGAATGTGGTGAAAGT CCTTGGAGAGCAGTATTACAAGGATGCCATGGAGCAGTGCCATAATTATAACGCACGGCTGTGTGCAGAGCGCAGCGTCCGGATGCCCTTCCTGGACTCGCAGACTGGTGTGGCACAGAGCAACTGCTACATCTGGATGGAAAAGCGGCATAGAGGGCCTG GTACAGCACCCGGGCAGCTTTACACTTATCCGTCTCGCCGCTGGCGTAAAAGGCGAAGAGCACACCCTCCTGAGGACCCCAGACTCTCCTTCCCCACCCTTAAACCAG ACACAGAGCAGACGCTGAAGAAGGAAGGTCTGATACCACAGGACGGTAGCAGCCTGGAAGCGCTTCTGCGCTCGGAACCACTGGAAAAGAGAGTCCTACCAGAGACTCGTGATGACGATAGCATGAGCGAGTTTCCTCCTGTGACCAGTCGCGCACGGAAG CGCATTCTTGAGCCTGACGATTTCCTGGATGACCTGGACGACGAAGATTACGAGGAGGACACCCCAAAAAGGCGCGGGAAGGGCAAAGCCAAG GGCAAAGGGATGGGCAGCGCCAGGAAGAAGCTGGATGCGGCCGCTCTGGATGACAGAGATAAGCCGTACGCCTGTGACA TCTGCGGCAAACGCTACAAGAACAGGCCTGGCCTGAGCTATCACTATGCGCACTCTCACCTCGCCGAGGAGGAGGGCCCAGGCGCAGAAGAGAAGGAGGATTCCCAACCTCCCACCCCCATCATGCAGAGACCAGAGGAGCAGAAAT ccAAGAAGGGCCCGGACGGTCTTGCCCTACCCAACAATTACTGCGACTTCTGCCTTGGAGACTCCAAGATCAACAAGAAAACCAGCCAGCCAGAGGAGCTGGTGTCCTGTTCAGACTGCGGCCGCTCGG GACACCCCTCCTGTCTGCAGTTCACGCCGGTGATGATGGCCGCGGTAAAGACTTACCGCTGGCAGTGTATCGAGTGCAAGTGCTGCAACATCTGTGGGACCTCTGAGAATGACGTGAGTAACCCGGAG GATCAGCTGCTGTTCTGTGATGACTGTGACCGTGGCTATCACATgtactgcctctccccccctatgGCTGAGCCCCCCGGAGGGTGA
- the DPF2 gene encoding zinc finger protein ubi-d4 isoform X6 gives MAAAVENVVKVLGEQYYKDAMEQCHNYNARLCAERSVRMPFLDSQTGVAQSNCYIWMEKRHRGPGTAPGQLYTYPSRRWRKRRRAHPPEDPRLSFPTLKPDTEQTLKKEGLIPQDGSSLEALLRSEPLEKRVLPETRDDDSMSEFPPVTSRARKRILEPDDFLDDLDDEDYEEDTPKRRGKGKAKGKGMGSARKKLDAAALDDRDKPYACDNSYKLKQTSKFSERVCGKRYKNRPGLSYHYAHSHLAEEEGPGAEEKEDSQPPTPIMQRPEEQKSKKGPDGLALPNNYCDFCLGDSKINKKTSQPEELVSCSDCGRSGHPSCLQFTPVMMAAVKTYRWQCIECKCCNICGTSENDDQLLFCDDCDRGYHMYCLSPPMAEPPGGWSCHLCLDLLKDKASIYQNQNS, from the exons ATGGCGGCGGCTGTGGAGAATGTGGTGAAAGT CCTTGGAGAGCAGTATTACAAGGATGCCATGGAGCAGTGCCATAATTATAACGCACGGCTGTGTGCAGAGCGCAGCGTCCGGATGCCCTTCCTGGACTCGCAGACTGGTGTGGCACAGAGCAACTGCTACATCTGGATGGAAAAGCGGCATAGAGGGCCTG GTACAGCACCCGGGCAGCTTTACACTTATCCGTCTCGCCGCTGGCGTAAAAGGCGAAGAGCACACCCTCCTGAGGACCCCAGACTCTCCTTCCCCACCCTTAAACCAG ACACAGAGCAGACGCTGAAGAAGGAAGGTCTGATACCACAGGACGGTAGCAGCCTGGAAGCGCTTCTGCGCTCGGAACCACTGGAAAAGAGAGTCCTACCAGAGACTCGTGATGACGATAGCATGAGCGAGTTTCCTCCTGTGACCAGTCGCGCACGGAAG CGCATTCTTGAGCCTGACGATTTCCTGGATGACCTGGACGACGAAGATTACGAGGAGGACACCCCAAAAAGGCGCGGGAAGGGCAAAGCCAAG GGCAAAGGGATGGGCAGCGCCAGGAAGAAGCTGGATGCGGCCGCTCTGGATGACAGAGATAAGCCGTACGCCTGTGACA ACAGTTACAAACTAAAGCAAACTTCGAAATTCTCCGAAAGAG TCTGCGGCAAACGCTACAAGAACAGGCCTGGCCTGAGCTATCACTATGCGCACTCTCACCTCGCCGAGGAGGAGGGCCCAGGCGCAGAAGAGAAGGAGGATTCCCAACCTCCCACCCCCATCATGCAGAGACCAGAGGAGCAGAAAT ccAAGAAGGGCCCGGACGGTCTTGCCCTACCCAACAATTACTGCGACTTCTGCCTTGGAGACTCCAAGATCAACAAGAAAACCAGCCAGCCAGAGGAGCTGGTGTCCTGTTCAGACTGCGGCCGCTCGG GACACCCCTCCTGTCTGCAGTTCACGCCGGTGATGATGGCCGCGGTAAAGACTTACCGCTGGCAGTGTATCGAGTGCAAGTGCTGCAACATCTGTGGGACCTCTGAGAATGAC GATCAGCTGCTGTTCTGTGATGACTGTGACCGTGGCTATCACATgtactgcctctccccccctatgGCTGAGCCCCCCGGAGG TTGGAGTTGTCACTTGTGCCTGGATCTTCTGAAGGACAAAGCCTCAATTTACCAGAACCAGAATTCCTGA
- the DPF2 gene encoding zinc finger protein ubi-d4 isoform X2 gives MAAAVENVVKVLGEQYYKDAMEQCHNYNARLCAERSVRMPFLDSQTGVAQSNCYIWMEKRHRGPGTAPGQLYTYPSRRWRKRRRAHPPEDPRLSFPTLKPDTEQTLKKEGLIPQDGSSLEALLRSEPLEKRVLPETRDDDSMSEFPPVTSRARKRILEPDDFLDDLDDEDYEEDTPKRRGKGKAKGKGMGSARKKLDAAALDDRDKPYACDNSYKLKQTSKFSERVCGKRYKNRPGLSYHYAHSHLAEEEGPGAEEKEDSQPPTPIMQRPEEQKSKKGPDGLALPNNYCDFCLGDSKINKKTSQPEELVSCSDCGRSGHPSCLQFTPVMMAAVKTYRWQCIECKCCNICGTSENDDQLLFCDDCDRGYHMYCLSPPMAEPPGG, from the exons ATGGCGGCGGCTGTGGAGAATGTGGTGAAAGT CCTTGGAGAGCAGTATTACAAGGATGCCATGGAGCAGTGCCATAATTATAACGCACGGCTGTGTGCAGAGCGCAGCGTCCGGATGCCCTTCCTGGACTCGCAGACTGGTGTGGCACAGAGCAACTGCTACATCTGGATGGAAAAGCGGCATAGAGGGCCTG GTACAGCACCCGGGCAGCTTTACACTTATCCGTCTCGCCGCTGGCGTAAAAGGCGAAGAGCACACCCTCCTGAGGACCCCAGACTCTCCTTCCCCACCCTTAAACCAG ACACAGAGCAGACGCTGAAGAAGGAAGGTCTGATACCACAGGACGGTAGCAGCCTGGAAGCGCTTCTGCGCTCGGAACCACTGGAAAAGAGAGTCCTACCAGAGACTCGTGATGACGATAGCATGAGCGAGTTTCCTCCTGTGACCAGTCGCGCACGGAAG CGCATTCTTGAGCCTGACGATTTCCTGGATGACCTGGACGACGAAGATTACGAGGAGGACACCCCAAAAAGGCGCGGGAAGGGCAAAGCCAAG GGCAAAGGGATGGGCAGCGCCAGGAAGAAGCTGGATGCGGCCGCTCTGGATGACAGAGATAAGCCGTACGCCTGTGACA ACAGTTACAAACTAAAGCAAACTTCGAAATTCTCCGAAAGAG TCTGCGGCAAACGCTACAAGAACAGGCCTGGCCTGAGCTATCACTATGCGCACTCTCACCTCGCCGAGGAGGAGGGCCCAGGCGCAGAAGAGAAGGAGGATTCCCAACCTCCCACCCCCATCATGCAGAGACCAGAGGAGCAGAAAT ccAAGAAGGGCCCGGACGGTCTTGCCCTACCCAACAATTACTGCGACTTCTGCCTTGGAGACTCCAAGATCAACAAGAAAACCAGCCAGCCAGAGGAGCTGGTGTCCTGTTCAGACTGCGGCCGCTCGG GACACCCCTCCTGTCTGCAGTTCACGCCGGTGATGATGGCCGCGGTAAAGACTTACCGCTGGCAGTGTATCGAGTGCAAGTGCTGCAACATCTGTGGGACCTCTGAGAATGAC GATCAGCTGCTGTTCTGTGATGACTGTGACCGTGGCTATCACATgtactgcctctccccccctatgGCTGAGCCCCCCGGAGGGTGA
- the DPF2 gene encoding zinc finger protein ubi-d4 isoform X4, producing MAAAVENVVKVLGEQYYKDAMEQCHNYNARLCAERSVRMPFLDSQTGVAQSNCYIWMEKRHRGPGTAPGQLYTYPSRRWRKRRRAHPPEDPRLSFPTLKPDTEQTLKKEGLIPQDGSSLEALLRSEPLEKRVLPETRDDDSMSEFPPVTSRARKRILEPDDFLDDLDDEDYEEDTPKRRGKGKAKGKGMGSARKKLDAAALDDRDKPYACDICGKRYKNRPGLSYHYAHSHLAEEEGPGAEEKEDSQPPTPIMQRPEEQKSKKGPDGLALPNNYCDFCLGDSKINKKTSQPEELVSCSDCGRSGHPSCLQFTPVMMAAVKTYRWQCIECKCCNICGTSENDDQLLFCDDCDRGYHMYCLSPPMAEPPGG from the exons ATGGCGGCGGCTGTGGAGAATGTGGTGAAAGT CCTTGGAGAGCAGTATTACAAGGATGCCATGGAGCAGTGCCATAATTATAACGCACGGCTGTGTGCAGAGCGCAGCGTCCGGATGCCCTTCCTGGACTCGCAGACTGGTGTGGCACAGAGCAACTGCTACATCTGGATGGAAAAGCGGCATAGAGGGCCTG GTACAGCACCCGGGCAGCTTTACACTTATCCGTCTCGCCGCTGGCGTAAAAGGCGAAGAGCACACCCTCCTGAGGACCCCAGACTCTCCTTCCCCACCCTTAAACCAG ACACAGAGCAGACGCTGAAGAAGGAAGGTCTGATACCACAGGACGGTAGCAGCCTGGAAGCGCTTCTGCGCTCGGAACCACTGGAAAAGAGAGTCCTACCAGAGACTCGTGATGACGATAGCATGAGCGAGTTTCCTCCTGTGACCAGTCGCGCACGGAAG CGCATTCTTGAGCCTGACGATTTCCTGGATGACCTGGACGACGAAGATTACGAGGAGGACACCCCAAAAAGGCGCGGGAAGGGCAAAGCCAAG GGCAAAGGGATGGGCAGCGCCAGGAAGAAGCTGGATGCGGCCGCTCTGGATGACAGAGATAAGCCGTACGCCTGTGACA TCTGCGGCAAACGCTACAAGAACAGGCCTGGCCTGAGCTATCACTATGCGCACTCTCACCTCGCCGAGGAGGAGGGCCCAGGCGCAGAAGAGAAGGAGGATTCCCAACCTCCCACCCCCATCATGCAGAGACCAGAGGAGCAGAAAT ccAAGAAGGGCCCGGACGGTCTTGCCCTACCCAACAATTACTGCGACTTCTGCCTTGGAGACTCCAAGATCAACAAGAAAACCAGCCAGCCAGAGGAGCTGGTGTCCTGTTCAGACTGCGGCCGCTCGG GACACCCCTCCTGTCTGCAGTTCACGCCGGTGATGATGGCCGCGGTAAAGACTTACCGCTGGCAGTGTATCGAGTGCAAGTGCTGCAACATCTGTGGGACCTCTGAGAATGAC GATCAGCTGCTGTTCTGTGATGACTGTGACCGTGGCTATCACATgtactgcctctccccccctatgGCTGAGCCCCCCGGAGGGTGA
- the DPF2 gene encoding zinc finger protein ubi-d4 isoform X1: protein MAAAVENVVKVLGEQYYKDAMEQCHNYNARLCAERSVRMPFLDSQTGVAQSNCYIWMEKRHRGPGTAPGQLYTYPSRRWRKRRRAHPPEDPRLSFPTLKPDTEQTLKKEGLIPQDGSSLEALLRSEPLEKRVLPETRDDDSMSEFPPVTSRARKRILEPDDFLDDLDDEDYEEDTPKRRGKGKAKGKGMGSARKKLDAAALDDRDKPYACDNSYKLKQTSKFSERVCGKRYKNRPGLSYHYAHSHLAEEEGPGAEEKEDSQPPTPIMQRPEEQKSKKGPDGLALPNNYCDFCLGDSKINKKTSQPEELVSCSDCGRSGHPSCLQFTPVMMAAVKTYRWQCIECKCCNICGTSENDVSNPEDQLLFCDDCDRGYHMYCLSPPMAEPPGG from the exons ATGGCGGCGGCTGTGGAGAATGTGGTGAAAGT CCTTGGAGAGCAGTATTACAAGGATGCCATGGAGCAGTGCCATAATTATAACGCACGGCTGTGTGCAGAGCGCAGCGTCCGGATGCCCTTCCTGGACTCGCAGACTGGTGTGGCACAGAGCAACTGCTACATCTGGATGGAAAAGCGGCATAGAGGGCCTG GTACAGCACCCGGGCAGCTTTACACTTATCCGTCTCGCCGCTGGCGTAAAAGGCGAAGAGCACACCCTCCTGAGGACCCCAGACTCTCCTTCCCCACCCTTAAACCAG ACACAGAGCAGACGCTGAAGAAGGAAGGTCTGATACCACAGGACGGTAGCAGCCTGGAAGCGCTTCTGCGCTCGGAACCACTGGAAAAGAGAGTCCTACCAGAGACTCGTGATGACGATAGCATGAGCGAGTTTCCTCCTGTGACCAGTCGCGCACGGAAG CGCATTCTTGAGCCTGACGATTTCCTGGATGACCTGGACGACGAAGATTACGAGGAGGACACCCCAAAAAGGCGCGGGAAGGGCAAAGCCAAG GGCAAAGGGATGGGCAGCGCCAGGAAGAAGCTGGATGCGGCCGCTCTGGATGACAGAGATAAGCCGTACGCCTGTGACA ACAGTTACAAACTAAAGCAAACTTCGAAATTCTCCGAAAGAG TCTGCGGCAAACGCTACAAGAACAGGCCTGGCCTGAGCTATCACTATGCGCACTCTCACCTCGCCGAGGAGGAGGGCCCAGGCGCAGAAGAGAAGGAGGATTCCCAACCTCCCACCCCCATCATGCAGAGACCAGAGGAGCAGAAAT ccAAGAAGGGCCCGGACGGTCTTGCCCTACCCAACAATTACTGCGACTTCTGCCTTGGAGACTCCAAGATCAACAAGAAAACCAGCCAGCCAGAGGAGCTGGTGTCCTGTTCAGACTGCGGCCGCTCGG GACACCCCTCCTGTCTGCAGTTCACGCCGGTGATGATGGCCGCGGTAAAGACTTACCGCTGGCAGTGTATCGAGTGCAAGTGCTGCAACATCTGTGGGACCTCTGAGAATGACGTGAGTAACCCGGAG GATCAGCTGCTGTTCTGTGATGACTGTGACCGTGGCTATCACATgtactgcctctccccccctatgGCTGAGCCCCCCGGAGGGTGA
- the DPF2 gene encoding zinc finger protein ubi-d4 isoform X7 produces MAAAVENVVKVLGEQYYKDAMEQCHNYNARLCAERSVRMPFLDSQTGVAQSNCYIWMEKRHRGPGTAPGQLYTYPSRRWRKRRRAHPPEDPRLSFPTLKPDTEQTLKKEGLIPQDGSSLEALLRSEPLEKRVLPETRDDDSMSEFPPVTSRARKRILEPDDFLDDLDDEDYEEDTPKRRGKGKAKGKGMGSARKKLDAAALDDRDKPYACDICGKRYKNRPGLSYHYAHSHLAEEEGPGAEEKEDSQPPTPIMQRPEEQKSKKGPDGLALPNNYCDFCLGDSKINKKTSQPEELVSCSDCGRSGHPSCLQFTPVMMAAVKTYRWQCIECKCCNICGTSENDDQLLFCDDCDRGYHMYCLSPPMAEPPGGWSCHLCLDLLKDKASIYQNQNS; encoded by the exons ATGGCGGCGGCTGTGGAGAATGTGGTGAAAGT CCTTGGAGAGCAGTATTACAAGGATGCCATGGAGCAGTGCCATAATTATAACGCACGGCTGTGTGCAGAGCGCAGCGTCCGGATGCCCTTCCTGGACTCGCAGACTGGTGTGGCACAGAGCAACTGCTACATCTGGATGGAAAAGCGGCATAGAGGGCCTG GTACAGCACCCGGGCAGCTTTACACTTATCCGTCTCGCCGCTGGCGTAAAAGGCGAAGAGCACACCCTCCTGAGGACCCCAGACTCTCCTTCCCCACCCTTAAACCAG ACACAGAGCAGACGCTGAAGAAGGAAGGTCTGATACCACAGGACGGTAGCAGCCTGGAAGCGCTTCTGCGCTCGGAACCACTGGAAAAGAGAGTCCTACCAGAGACTCGTGATGACGATAGCATGAGCGAGTTTCCTCCTGTGACCAGTCGCGCACGGAAG CGCATTCTTGAGCCTGACGATTTCCTGGATGACCTGGACGACGAAGATTACGAGGAGGACACCCCAAAAAGGCGCGGGAAGGGCAAAGCCAAG GGCAAAGGGATGGGCAGCGCCAGGAAGAAGCTGGATGCGGCCGCTCTGGATGACAGAGATAAGCCGTACGCCTGTGACA TCTGCGGCAAACGCTACAAGAACAGGCCTGGCCTGAGCTATCACTATGCGCACTCTCACCTCGCCGAGGAGGAGGGCCCAGGCGCAGAAGAGAAGGAGGATTCCCAACCTCCCACCCCCATCATGCAGAGACCAGAGGAGCAGAAAT ccAAGAAGGGCCCGGACGGTCTTGCCCTACCCAACAATTACTGCGACTTCTGCCTTGGAGACTCCAAGATCAACAAGAAAACCAGCCAGCCAGAGGAGCTGGTGTCCTGTTCAGACTGCGGCCGCTCGG GACACCCCTCCTGTCTGCAGTTCACGCCGGTGATGATGGCCGCGGTAAAGACTTACCGCTGGCAGTGTATCGAGTGCAAGTGCTGCAACATCTGTGGGACCTCTGAGAATGAC GATCAGCTGCTGTTCTGTGATGACTGTGACCGTGGCTATCACATgtactgcctctccccccctatgGCTGAGCCCCCCGGAGG TTGGAGTTGTCACTTGTGCCTGGATCTTCTGAAGGACAAAGCCTCAATTTACCAGAACCAGAATTCCTGA